One Solea solea chromosome 5, fSolSol10.1, whole genome shotgun sequence genomic window carries:
- the tmod2 gene encoding tropomodulin-2: MALSFKKDLEKYKDLDEDEILNNLSAEELKQLETALEEMDPENALLPAGLRQKDQTSKTVSEPFNRDSLLKYLEKEAMEHKDREDVVPFTGEKKGKVFIPKQKPLEARQEEVTTLDPELEEALSSATDTELCDLAAILGVHTLVTSSQTYDCTGTKEGYNNVIKGEKMTPVFDEPPNPTNVEETLQRIKSNDSSLTEVNLNNIKNIPIPTLKDIAKAMETNTHVKKFSMAATRSNDPVAVAFGEMLRENKVLQSLNLESNFITGVGVQALVSALRDNEALTEIKIDNQRQQLGTTVEMEIAKMLEENKSIVKFGYHFTQQGPRSRAAAAITKNNDLVRRRRVEGDM; the protein is encoded by the exons ATGGCGTTGTCGTTCAAGAAGGACCTGGAGAAGTACAAGGATCTGGACGAAGATGAGATCCTCAACAATCTGTCGGCGGAGGAGCTGAAGCAGCTGGAGACGGCCCTCGAGGAGATGGATCCTGAG AATGCTCTTCTCCCAGCCGGTTTACGCCAGAAGGACCAGACATCTAAGACGGTTTCAGAACCCTTTAACAGGGACAGCCTGCTCAAATACCTGGAGAAGGAAGCAATGGAACACAAGGACAGAGAGGATGTAGTTCCCTTcactggagagaaaaaag GTAAAGTATTTATCCCCAAGCAGAAACCGCTCGAGGCGCGCCAGGAAGAAGTCACGACCCTCGATCCAGAATTAGAGGAAGCTTTGTCCAGCgccacagacacagagctgTGTGATCTAGCAG CGATCCTTGGTGTTCACACACTGGTCACCAGTAGTCAGACATACGATTGCACCGGAACGAAAGAAGGTTACAACA ACGTGATCAAAGGGGAGAAAATGACCCCGGTGTTTGACGAGCCGCCCAATCCCACCAACGTCGAAGAAACCCTGCAGAGGATAAAAAGCAACGACAGTTCCTTAACAGAGGTCAACCTCAACAACATTAAG AACATTCCAATTCCCACCCTGAAAGACATTGCCAAAGCCATGGAGACAAACACGCACGTGAAGAAGTTCAGTATGGCAGCAACGCGGAGTAACGACCCAGTCGCTGTG GCGTTCGGTGAAATGCTGCGGGAAAACAAAGTGCTGCAAAGTTTGAACTTGGAATCCAACTTCATTACTGGAGTGGGGGTGCAGGCTTTGGTTAGCGCGCTGCGAGATAACGAAGCACTCACAGAGATCAAGATAGACAACCAG AGGCAGCAGCTCGGTACGACTGTAGAGATGGAGATAGCTAAAATGTTGGAAGAGAACAAAAGCATAGTGAAGTTCGGCTACCACTTCACCCAGCAGGGACCTCGCTCCAGAGCTGCTGCAGCCATCACAAAAAACAATGACCTAG TCCGCAGGAGGCGAGTGGAAGGAGACATGTAA